In bacterium, one genomic interval encodes:
- a CDS encoding glycosyltransferase family 4 protein: protein MKILVVNWQDLAHPLSGGAEVHLHQFFSYFVEKGHSVTLLCSSYKGLSGFDEKDGIRIIRKGNRFLFNFLVPFYVRSLLKSEDFDVIVEDVNKIPFFLRFFVKKPIIVVTHHFFGKVIFQETNPLFGLYVYLFEKLFFKTYRRLPIITVSESTKEEMVKHGISDCSIKVVYNAVNLNFFRPGKKSEIPFILYLGRLKKYKRIDFFIKSIKVLRDEYYSGPLKVEIVGDGDARKGLEELVKKYGLSDVVKFTGYVSENVKSEKLRSAWLVINTSPKEGWGIVVMEAQASGTPVIVFDSPGLREAVKNNFSGFVVPFGNIDLVAQKAYEVISREDLRNRLSEGARKWAEEFDISVLREKFYSTFFEFLKS from the coding sequence ATGAAGATTCTTGTAGTAAACTGGCAGGACCTTGCTCATCCATTAAGCGGGGGGGCAGAGGTTCATCTCCATCAGTTTTTTTCTTATTTCGTGGAAAAAGGGCATTCTGTCACCCTTCTTTGTTCCTCTTACAAGGGTCTGAGTGGATTTGATGAGAAGGACGGGATTCGAATCATTAGAAAGGGAAACCGTTTTTTATTTAATTTTTTAGTCCCTTTTTACGTAAGATCACTTCTTAAAAGTGAAGATTTTGACGTTATTGTGGAGGATGTTAATAAAATTCCATTTTTTCTCCGATTTTTTGTAAAAAAGCCAATAATTGTAGTGACTCATCACTTCTTTGGAAAGGTAATTTTCCAAGAAACCAATCCCCTTTTTGGTCTCTATGTTTATCTCTTTGAGAAGTTGTTTTTCAAAACGTACAGGAGGCTTCCCATAATAACTGTTTCCGAGAGCACAAAAGAAGAGATGGTGAAGCACGGAATATCTGATTGCTCAATAAAGGTTGTTTATAATGCGGTCAATCTTAACTTCTTTAGGCCGGGTAAAAAATCAGAGATTCCATTTATTCTTTATCTTGGTCGATTGAAAAAGTACAAGAGAATTGACTTTTTCATCAAGTCCATTAAAGTTTTAAGAGATGAATATTATTCAGGGCCATTAAAAGTAGAAATAGTTGGGGATGGAGATGCGAGGAAAGGCTTGGAGGAACTTGTTAAAAAATACGGATTAAGTGACGTAGTAAAGTTTACGGGTTACGTTTCAGAGAATGTTAAGAGCGAGAAATTGCGCTCGGCGTGGTTGGTGATTAACACATCTCCTAAGGAAGGATGGGGGATCGTGGTAATGGAGGCGCAGGCTTCAGGAACACCTGTCATAGTGTTCGACTCCCCCGGTTTAAGAGAAGCAGTTAAAAACAATTTTAGTGGGTTTGTTGTGCCCTTCGGTAATATTGACCTTGTGGCTCAAAAGGCTTATGAAGTTATCTCAAGAGAGGATCTAAGGAATAGGCTCTCAGAGGGTGCTAGGAAGTGGGCCGAAGAGTTTGATATAAGTGTTTTAAGAGAAAAGTTTTATTCTACCTTTTTTGAATTTCTTAAATCTTGA
- a CDS encoding radical SAM protein, whose translation MHSRVKCAIVFPGSLSNCLSNLAIHTLYRLLSKEFFTDIFTSENPTGLRTGLKLQDFDYLFFSIDYEPNYLEVLKIITRAGIEPLAEKRTRPILIAGGAAVSSNPFPLFPFFDLLCIGEAEVIIPQIVEHFNNFNLELFNERPWAIKEGKREAQRIFLHNLDFSQSFSAFYSPNSTFKMNLVEISRSCPSKCRFCLLSYNNLPPRWISIKRYEEMIHQFPENSDIGLVGGSVLDHPQIREILNLSQKFRVINPSSIKIDVKIYDILETLKKKGLNSITIAPETGSETLRKRINKKISNVEIIEFIKAVEALKFKNLKMYFIVGLPFETTENIKETSLLIKQIREIFSGKIEVTFSIFVPKPHTPFQYQPFVTKKELTERLKYLKIPEDVRVHMGSYKGALIQTIFSRAGDELGYAMLASLLDNKDLLKLIEPEKILFDEETAKTLPFNLIDSGVYPAFLEKELKKAEKEILAPPCNTELCRACGICGNVQDLRNSKKVE comes from the coding sequence GTGCATTCAAGGGTCAAGTGTGCAATCGTATTTCCTGGTAGTTTATCAAACTGCCTTTCCAATCTTGCAATACACACACTATACCGACTCCTTTCTAAAGAGTTTTTCACAGATATTTTCACTTCAGAGAATCCTACGGGGCTGAGGACGGGCTTAAAACTTCAAGACTTTGATTACCTCTTTTTCTCTATAGATTATGAGCCAAACTATTTAGAAGTTTTAAAGATCATCACACGGGCAGGAATTGAACCTCTTGCTGAGAAAAGGACAAGACCGATTTTAATTGCAGGAGGCGCAGCGGTTTCTTCCAATCCCTTTCCACTATTCCCTTTCTTTGACCTCCTTTGTATCGGTGAAGCGGAAGTAATAATCCCACAAATTGTTGAGCATTTCAATAACTTTAACCTTGAATTATTCAATGAAAGGCCATGGGCCATAAAAGAAGGGAAAAGGGAAGCGCAAAGAATATTTCTCCACAATCTTGATTTCAGCCAATCTTTTAGTGCTTTTTACTCTCCCAACTCCACGTTCAAAATGAATCTTGTGGAGATATCAAGGAGCTGCCCCTCCAAGTGTCGGTTCTGTCTTCTGAGCTACAATAACCTCCCGCCAAGATGGATATCTATTAAAAGATATGAAGAAATGATTCATCAATTCCCTGAAAATTCCGATATAGGACTCGTCGGTGGATCCGTTTTGGACCACCCACAAATCAGGGAAATTCTAAACCTTAGTCAGAAGTTCAGGGTTATAAACCCATCCTCAATAAAGATTGACGTAAAGATATACGACATTCTTGAAACTCTTAAAAAGAAAGGACTTAACAGTATAACCATAGCCCCAGAAACAGGAAGTGAAACTTTACGAAAAAGAATTAACAAAAAAATATCAAACGTTGAAATAATCGAATTTATTAAAGCGGTCGAGGCGTTAAAGTTCAAAAACCTCAAAATGTATTTCATTGTGGGACTACCCTTTGAAACAACTGAAAACATAAAGGAAACAAGCCTTTTGATAAAACAAATCAGGGAAATTTTCTCCGGAAAAATTGAAGTGACCTTCAGCATTTTCGTTCCCAAACCTCATACGCCCTTCCAATATCAGCCCTTCGTCACTAAGAAAGAATTAACAGAGCGCCTAAAATACCTGAAAATTCCAGAAGACGTTAGGGTACACATGGGAAGCTATAAGGGGGCTCTAATTCAAACTATTTTTTCGCGGGCAGGTGATGAACTGGGTTATGCCATGTTGGCAAGCCTTTTGGATAATAAAGACCTACTCAAGCTTATTGAACCAGAAAAAATACTATTTGACGAAGAAACAGCAAAAACTCTCCCATTTAACCTAATAGACTCTGGAGTTTACCCCGCTTTTCTCGAAAAAGAGCTGAAGAAGGCAGAAAAAGAAATATTAGCTCCTCCTTGCAATACAGAACTCTGCAGGGCATGCGGGATTTGTGGAAATGTTCAAGATTTAAGAAATTCAAAAAAGGTAGAATAA
- a CDS encoding cell division protein FtsZ has product MITAYKRNDSINFKIKVVGIGGAGGNIVHKIFLTGLKCETIILNTDTQAISKQRASYLITIGKATTRGGGAGADPDLGKKAAEESIHEILSRIQDADLLILVAGLGNGTGSGASPVVAKYAKEKNILTVGVFTLPFEAEGKKDIALRAINEMEKYLNTMVIIDNNMISELTSIESSVGEAFALIDNVVKNCVESIINIVQETSYVNLDFNDLKALISRGGLGYFAKGIAEKPDDLNKAIESVVFNPLLTGITINDVKGALLYIKSNGKLKMAHFDLILDEIRNHIPKNAPIKYGLQQEGDEKINSYAEIYLIGTTGKKTPDNVTERIANKRLKLRNFEIPPGVRKNKK; this is encoded by the coding sequence ATGATTACAGCATATAAAAGAAATGATTCCATAAACTTCAAAATTAAAGTTGTGGGCATAGGAGGAGCAGGTGGTAACATAGTCCATAAGATTTTTTTGACTGGGCTAAAATGTGAAACTATTATACTAAATACAGACACCCAGGCCATATCAAAACAACGGGCGAGTTATCTTATAACAATTGGAAAGGCCACTACAAGAGGAGGAGGTGCTGGAGCAGACCCAGACCTCGGGAAAAAAGCTGCCGAAGAATCTATTCATGAAATTCTCTCAAGAATTCAAGACGCAGATCTACTTATACTGGTTGCAGGTCTTGGTAATGGTACTGGTTCGGGGGCGTCACCTGTTGTTGCAAAATATGCAAAAGAGAAAAACATACTCACCGTTGGAGTCTTTACCCTACCCTTCGAGGCTGAAGGGAAAAAGGATATAGCTCTCAGAGCTATTAACGAGATGGAAAAATACCTCAATACAATGGTAATTATTGACAACAATATGATCTCAGAGCTAACCAGTATAGAATCAAGCGTAGGTGAAGCCTTTGCTCTTATTGACAATGTAGTGAAAAACTGCGTGGAATCAATTATTAACATCGTCCAAGAAACAAGTTATGTAAACTTAGATTTCAATGACTTAAAAGCCCTTATATCAAGAGGAGGGCTTGGATATTTCGCCAAAGGTATTGCAGAAAAGCCAGACGATTTAAATAAGGCAATTGAAAGTGTAGTTTTTAACCCCCTACTTACTGGTATAACGATAAACGATGTGAAAGGCGCCCTTTTATACATCAAAAGCAATGGCAAACTCAAAATGGCACATTTCGACCTAATACTCGATGAAATCAGAAACCACATCCCTAAGAATGCCCCCATCAAATATGGACTTCAGCAAGAAGGAGACGAAAAGATCAATTCTTATGCTGAGATCTATTTAATCGGTACGACTGGCAAAAAAACTCCTGACAATGTTACTGAGAGGATAGCAAATAAGCGTTTAAAATTAAGAAATTTTGAAATTCCACCAGGGGTGAGAAAAAATAAAAAGTAG